A portion of the Pan troglodytes isolate AG18354 chromosome 10, NHGRI_mPanTro3-v2.0_pri, whole genome shotgun sequence genome contains these proteins:
- the LOC129136501 gene encoding voltage-dependent L-type calcium channel subunit alpha-1C-like, giving the protein MLSYQDDENRQLMLPEEDKRDIRQSPKRGFLRSASLGQRAYFHLECLKRQKDRGGDISQKTVLPLHLVHHQVAHTFGQATVTCQQARQSPG; this is encoded by the exons AT GCTCTCCTACCAGGATGACGAAAATCGGCAACTGATGCTCCCAGAGGAGGACAAGAGGGACATCCGGCAATCTCCAAAGAGGGGTTTCCTCCGCTCTGCCTCACTAG GTCAAAGAGCCTACTTCCACCTGGAATGTCTGAAGCGACAGAAGGACCGAGGGGGAGACATCTCTCAGAAGACAGTCCTGCCCTTGCATCTGGTTCATCATCAGGTAGCTCACACTTTTGGACAGGCCACTGTCACCTGCCAGCAGGCCAGACAGTCCCCAGGGTGA